Proteins from one Catenuloplanes atrovinosus genomic window:
- the trpA gene encoding tryptophan synthase subunit alpha, producing MSLGGAFETARAEGRPLIVGCMPAGFPTVDESIASMTAMVESGIDVIEVELPYSDPVMDGPVIQRASDIALANGVRTRDTFRVIEAVARTGAPVVLMTYWNPVERYGVDAFARDLAAAGATGMITPDLIPDEADEWLAASDAYRLDRTFLVSPSSTDARIAMTLRHCRGFVYATALMGVTGARDSVSSEAPDLVARIRAIDPEIPVGVGLGVRDGAQAAEVGAYADAVIVGSALIRRVLEAPDREAGLTALRELGADLAKGARGVKR from the coding sequence GTGAGCCTCGGCGGCGCGTTCGAGACGGCCCGCGCGGAGGGCCGGCCGCTGATCGTCGGCTGCATGCCGGCCGGGTTCCCCACGGTCGACGAGAGCATCGCGTCGATGACCGCGATGGTGGAGTCCGGCATCGACGTGATCGAGGTCGAGCTGCCCTACTCCGATCCGGTGATGGACGGGCCGGTCATCCAGCGGGCCAGCGACATCGCGCTGGCGAACGGGGTCCGCACCCGGGACACGTTCCGGGTCATCGAGGCGGTCGCCCGGACCGGCGCGCCGGTGGTGCTGATGACCTACTGGAACCCGGTCGAGCGGTACGGCGTGGACGCGTTCGCCCGTGACCTGGCCGCGGCCGGCGCCACCGGCATGATCACGCCGGACCTGATCCCGGACGAGGCGGACGAGTGGCTGGCCGCCTCCGACGCGTACCGGCTGGATCGCACGTTCCTGGTCTCGCCGTCGTCGACGGACGCGCGGATCGCGATGACGCTGCGGCACTGCCGCGGCTTCGTCTACGCCACCGCGCTGATGGGCGTCACCGGCGCCCGGGACTCGGTCTCCTCGGAGGCGCCGGACCTGGTCGCGCGCATCCGGGCGATCGACCCGGAGATCCCGGTCGGCGTCGGCCTGGGCGTGCGCGACGGCGCGCAGGCGGCCGAGGTCGGCGCGTACGCGGACGCGGTGATCGTGGGCAGCGCGCTGATCCGCCGCGTGCTGGAGGCACCGGACCGCGAAGCCGGCCTGACCGCGCTGCGCGAGCTGGGCGCGGACCTGGCGAAGGGCGCCCGCGGCGTCAAACGGTAG
- the trpB gene encoding tryptophan synthase subunit beta, which produces MTAPTLPDVSGHFGRFGGRFVPEALVAALDELDAAYRSAKTDPAFQAEFAGLLRDYAGTPSLLYSAARLSARLGARVLLKREDLNHTGAHKVRNVLGQALLAKRMGKRRVIAETGAGQHGVASATAAALLDLDCVVYMGEVDTERQALNVARMRMLGATVVPVTNGSRTLKDALNEALRDWVASVQTTHYLLGTAAGPAPFPELVRDFVGGIGTEAREQCLALTGGLPDAVAACVGGGSNAIGIFHAFVPDEGVRLYGFEAGGDGVETGRHAASITGGTAGVLHGARTYILQDEDGQTVESHSISAGLDYPGVGPEHSWLHDIGRASYTPVTDREAMDAFQLLCRTEGIIPAIESAHALAGAIKVIPALRDELGREPVVIVNLSGRGDKDVHTAGAYFGILDQNETIVPEENL; this is translated from the coding sequence ATGACCGCCCCCACGCTGCCGGACGTCTCCGGCCACTTCGGGCGCTTCGGCGGCCGGTTCGTGCCGGAGGCGCTGGTCGCCGCGCTGGACGAGCTGGACGCGGCGTACCGGTCGGCCAAGACCGACCCGGCGTTCCAGGCGGAGTTCGCCGGCCTGCTCCGCGACTACGCGGGCACGCCGTCGCTGCTCTACTCCGCCGCGCGCCTGTCGGCGAGGCTCGGCGCGCGGGTCCTGCTCAAGCGCGAGGACCTCAACCACACCGGCGCGCACAAGGTGCGCAACGTGCTCGGCCAGGCGCTGCTGGCGAAGCGGATGGGCAAGCGGCGGGTGATCGCCGAGACCGGCGCGGGCCAGCACGGCGTCGCCTCCGCCACCGCGGCCGCGCTGCTCGACCTCGACTGCGTGGTCTACATGGGCGAGGTCGACACCGAGCGGCAGGCGCTCAACGTGGCCCGCATGCGCATGCTCGGCGCCACGGTCGTGCCGGTCACCAACGGCTCGCGCACGCTCAAGGACGCGCTCAACGAGGCGCTGCGCGACTGGGTGGCCAGCGTGCAGACCACGCATTACCTGCTCGGCACCGCGGCCGGGCCGGCGCCGTTCCCGGAGCTGGTGCGCGACTTCGTCGGCGGCATCGGCACGGAGGCGCGCGAGCAGTGCCTGGCGCTGACCGGCGGCCTGCCGGACGCGGTCGCCGCGTGCGTGGGCGGCGGGTCGAACGCGATCGGCATCTTCCACGCGTTCGTGCCGGACGAGGGCGTGCGGCTGTACGGCTTCGAGGCCGGCGGCGACGGCGTGGAGACCGGGCGGCACGCGGCGTCGATCACCGGTGGCACCGCCGGCGTGCTGCACGGCGCGCGCACGTACATCCTGCAGGACGAGGACGGGCAGACCGTGGAGTCGCACTCGATCTCGGCCGGGCTGGACTACCCGGGCGTCGGGCCGGAGCACTCCTGGCTGCACGACATCGGCCGGGCGTCGTACACGCCGGTCACCGACCGGGAGGCGATGGACGCGTTCCAGCTGCTCTGCCGCACCGAGGGGATCATCCCGGCGATCGAGAGCGCGCACGCGCTGGCCGGCGCCATCAAGGTCATCCCGGCGCTGCGCGACGAACTGGGCCGCGAGCCGGTCGTGATCGTCAACCTGTCCGGCCGCGGCGACAAGGACGTGCACACCGCCGGGGCGTACTTCGGCATCCTGGACCAGAACGAGACGATCGTCCCGGAGGAGAACCTGTGA